The following are from one region of the Thermoflexus sp. genome:
- the lipA gene encoding lipoyl synthase, with translation MASTIREPIPLEAAPVSPPRLSRRPEWLKVRAPQGETYEFVLRLMRSKRLHTVCEEAHCPNIGECWGRGTATFMILGDVCTRSCRFCAVKTGRPLAVDWDEPNRVAEAVRAMGLSHAVITSVNRDELPDGGATLFAMTIRRIRERVPGCTVEVLTPDFKGSIDALRIVIEARPDIFNHNVETVPRLFKKVQPQDRYEWAMATLSNAKKLWPECVTKSGIMVGLGETWAEIIDVMKDLRAVGVDILTIGQYLQPSRNHLPVERFYRPEEFEELKRIGYELGFRWVESGPLVRSSYRAEAQARALSRVPRPAAGEAAPDPPIRP, from the coding sequence ATGGCTTCCACGATCCGCGAGCCCATCCCCCTGGAAGCGGCCCCGGTCTCCCCGCCCCGTCTCTCGCGGCGCCCGGAGTGGTTGAAAGTTCGGGCCCCCCAGGGGGAGACCTATGAATTCGTGCTCCGGCTGATGCGGAGCAAGCGCCTCCACACGGTCTGTGAGGAGGCCCACTGCCCGAACATCGGGGAATGCTGGGGGCGCGGCACGGCGACGTTTATGATCCTGGGGGACGTCTGCACCCGTTCCTGTCGGTTCTGCGCAGTCAAAACCGGCCGCCCGCTCGCCGTGGATTGGGATGAGCCGAACCGCGTGGCGGAGGCCGTCCGGGCGATGGGGCTTTCCCACGCGGTGATCACCTCGGTCAACCGGGACGAGCTGCCGGATGGAGGTGCCACCCTCTTCGCGATGACCATCCGCCGGATCCGGGAGCGGGTTCCGGGTTGCACGGTGGAGGTGCTCACGCCGGACTTCAAGGGATCGATCGATGCCCTGCGCATCGTCATCGAGGCGCGGCCGGACATCTTCAACCACAATGTGGAGACGGTGCCCCGGCTTTTCAAGAAGGTGCAACCTCAGGATCGCTACGAATGGGCGATGGCCACGCTTTCCAACGCCAAGAAGCTGTGGCCGGAATGCGTCACCAAATCCGGGATCATGGTCGGGCTGGGGGAGACGTGGGCGGAGATCATCGACGTGATGAAGGATCTGCGAGCGGTGGGCGTGGATATCCTCACCATCGGTCAGTATCTCCAGCCTTCCCGGAACCATCTTCCGGTGGAGCGGTTCTACCGGCCGGAGGAATTCGAGGAGCTGAAACGGATCGGCTACGAGCTGGGGTTCCGATGGGTGGAAAGCGGCCCGCTGGTGCGCAGCAGCTACCGGGCGGAGGCCCAGGCCCGGGCCCTCTCCCGGGTGCCCCGGCCGGCGGCAGGGGAAGCCGCGCCAGACCCCCCGATCCGGCCGTGA
- a CDS encoding ABC transporter ATP-binding protein — protein MEGAVWAVRTERLTRVYRVARKRGQPPQERVALQEVDLEIRPGELFGLLGPNGAGKTTLIKILTTLLLPTSGRAWVAGYDVATQPEAIRRRINMVAGGESCGYGLLTVRENLWMFSQFYGLDNRTARRRIEELLERFDMRDRGDSKMSDLSTGLRQKVNIIRGFLTDPEILFLDEPTLGLDVNAARQIRSFIRAWIQDRPGRTILLTTHYMLEAEELCDRVAIIDRGRILACDTPQGLKRRLQRDAIFSIEVTEFPHHAQLLGEIPGVRQVHHRHHDGHLELDLILEEEGVIGPVISVLTANGAHIRALRKREPTLEDVFVSLVGRGLSETGEEEPG, from the coding sequence ATGGAGGGAGCAGTCTGGGCGGTGCGCACCGAGCGGCTGACCCGGGTCTATCGGGTGGCCCGGAAACGGGGGCAGCCGCCTCAGGAGCGGGTCGCCTTGCAGGAGGTGGATCTGGAGATCCGCCCCGGCGAGCTGTTCGGCCTGCTGGGGCCGAACGGGGCCGGGAAGACCACGCTGATCAAGATCCTCACCACCCTGCTCCTGCCGACCTCCGGCCGGGCATGGGTCGCCGGCTACGATGTGGCCACCCAGCCGGAGGCCATCCGACGTCGCATCAATATGGTGGCGGGCGGCGAATCCTGCGGTTACGGGTTGCTCACGGTGCGCGAGAACCTGTGGATGTTCTCCCAGTTCTACGGCCTGGATAACCGGACCGCGCGCCGCCGCATCGAGGAGCTGCTCGAGCGCTTCGACATGCGGGATCGCGGGGATTCCAAGATGTCGGATCTCTCCACCGGGCTGCGGCAGAAGGTGAACATCATCCGGGGCTTCCTCACCGACCCGGAGATCCTGTTCCTGGACGAGCCCACCCTTGGGCTGGACGTCAACGCGGCGCGGCAGATCCGCTCGTTCATCCGGGCGTGGATCCAGGATCGGCCGGGGCGGACGATCCTTCTGACCACCCACTACATGCTGGAAGCGGAGGAGCTGTGCGATCGGGTGGCGATCATCGATCGAGGACGCATCCTGGCCTGCGACACCCCCCAGGGGCTGAAGCGTCGCCTCCAACGGGATGCCATCTTCTCCATCGAGGTGACCGAGTTCCCGCATCACGCCCAGCTCCTCGGAGAGATCCCCGGAGTGCGCCAGGTCCACCATCGCCATCATGACGGGCATCTGGAGCTGGACCTCATCCTGGAGGAGGAGGGAGTGATCGGGCCGGTGATCTCGGTACTGACCGCGAACGGCGCCCACATCCGGGCCCTCCGCAAACGGGAGCCCACCCTGGAGGATGTGTTTGTCAGCCTGGTGGGGCGAGGGCTTTCGGAAACCGGCGAGGAGGAGCCAGGATGA
- a CDS encoding ABC transporter permease, producing MSREAVALFLRTMIARAYPRIIGQNREPSWILFDIGLPLLGTSAYVFIYRALQAPEEYIGFVILGGAMTAFWLNVLWSMSSQLYWEKESGNLPLFIIAPGPMMGILAGMALGGMLATALRATVIVLAGSLLFGVRYAPANPLALGGTFLLTLLALYGLGMLLASLFLIWGREAWHLSNLLQEPIYLLSGFYFPIRALGFWIGALASLIPLTLGLDAMRQLLFPRAANGLFPVGWEIGGLGVLSAIFLLAAKHALDALEWLARREGRLTERRR from the coding sequence ATGAGCCGGGAAGCTGTGGCCCTCTTTTTGCGAACGATGATCGCGCGGGCTTACCCGCGGATCATCGGCCAGAACCGGGAGCCCAGCTGGATCCTCTTCGATATCGGGTTGCCGCTGCTAGGCACCTCCGCCTATGTGTTCATCTACCGCGCCCTTCAGGCCCCCGAGGAATACATCGGCTTCGTGATCCTGGGCGGGGCCATGACCGCCTTCTGGCTCAACGTCCTGTGGTCGATGTCCAGCCAGCTCTACTGGGAAAAAGAATCGGGGAACCTTCCCCTGTTCATCATCGCCCCCGGGCCGATGATGGGGATCCTGGCCGGGATGGCGCTGGGCGGGATGCTGGCGACCGCCCTGCGGGCCACTGTGATCGTCCTGGCCGGCTCCCTGCTCTTCGGGGTGCGCTACGCCCCGGCGAACCCTCTGGCCCTGGGGGGGACCTTCCTGCTGACCCTGCTGGCCCTTTACGGGCTGGGGATGCTGCTGGCCTCTCTCTTCCTGATATGGGGCCGGGAGGCCTGGCACCTCTCGAACCTTTTGCAGGAGCCGATCTACCTGCTCTCCGGGTTCTACTTCCCCATCCGGGCGCTGGGGTTCTGGATCGGCGCACTGGCCTCTCTGATCCCCCTCACCCTGGGCCTGGATGCGATGCGGCAGCTGCTGTTCCCAAGGGCCGCCAACGGCCTCTTCCCGGTGGGATGGGAGATCGGGGGCCTGGGGGTGCTGAGCGCGATCTTCCTCCTCGCCGCAAAGCACGCCCTCGATGCGCTGGAATGGCTGGCCCGACGGGAAGGTCGACTCACGGAGCGGAGGCGCTGA
- a CDS encoding ABC transporter permease produces the protein MRTLWHTLRTAAWLGWQIESNWTDPFLFMIYSVAKPIASVLILILMYKVVARADFSHPLFAYLYLGNAFYIYVGAVLTGISQVLIIDREEYGILKYFYIAPIPTEAYLVGRGVARMATGTIAVAITLLFGLLVFRLPLRVSGAGGGFFLIAMMLGMLAMIGLGVGLAGATLLAARHVWVIGEAVAGALYLFCGAVFPLEVLPPFLRPIGYALPLTYWLESVRRALLGSSAARFPTFAGWSDGQLLSILGGMTLLSLGLGFGLYRLAERKARQHGAIDRETGY, from the coding sequence ATGCGAACCCTCTGGCACACCCTGCGGACCGCCGCCTGGCTGGGTTGGCAGATCGAGTCCAACTGGACGGATCCCTTCCTGTTTATGATCTACTCCGTCGCCAAGCCCATCGCCAGCGTCCTCATCCTGATCCTGATGTATAAGGTGGTGGCCCGGGCGGATTTCAGCCACCCCCTCTTTGCTTACCTCTACCTGGGCAACGCCTTTTATATCTACGTGGGCGCCGTCCTGACGGGGATCAGCCAGGTTTTGATCATCGACCGGGAGGAATATGGGATCCTGAAATACTTCTACATCGCTCCCATCCCCACGGAAGCCTACCTGGTGGGGCGAGGGGTCGCCCGCATGGCCACTGGCACCATCGCCGTGGCGATCACGCTCCTGTTCGGGCTGCTGGTTTTCCGGCTCCCGTTGCGCGTCTCCGGGGCGGGCGGGGGGTTCTTCCTCATTGCGATGATGCTGGGGATGCTGGCCATGATCGGCCTGGGGGTGGGGCTGGCAGGAGCCACCCTTCTGGCCGCCCGCCACGTCTGGGTGATCGGGGAAGCGGTGGCCGGCGCCCTCTACCTGTTCTGCGGCGCCGTGTTCCCCCTGGAGGTCCTCCCGCCCTTCCTGCGCCCGATCGGATATGCGCTTCCCCTGACCTACTGGCTGGAAAGCGTCCGTCGGGCCCTGCTGGGCTCCTCGGCTGCCCGCTTCCCGACCTTCGCCGGATGGTCGGATGGACAGCTGTTGTCGATTCTGGGAGGGATGACCCTGCTCTCCCTGGGCCTGGGGTTTGGGCTGTATCGGCTGGCGGAGCGGAAAGCCCGACAGCATGGAGCCATCGACCGGGAGACCGGATATTAA
- a CDS encoding hemolysin family protein produces MDDSSLLLQWLAVFGLIGLNAFFAAVEYAVVSARRSRIAVLAESGSPAARIALRWLEDARHRDEILATVQVGITMVGLALGWLGERTLSATLERILVLPPPTPLVRQALQLLPLTLNLTFILGLQIVLGEQVPKIATLRASERVLLTALGPMRAIYWLLRPLVWALHRVTDFTLRALRISGDGYGMMYTIEELKRIVDESGEAGILEPEAREILEAVFDLGQIPARQIMVPRTEIVAVEAEAPVERIIDAAIQTGYDKFPVYEGDLDRIIGVVHLREALRAWREGRPVQARDLCREVMVVPDSIRVDDLLRQFQEREEHLAILVDEFGGTSGLVTLRDVLEQLVGELHERMEPKEPDVVAMPDGSYLISGLLPIQEVNERFQLDLRDPYYETIAGFVLGRLGRIARVGDEVDAGAVRLRVEAMDGLRIARLRLIPQAGR; encoded by the coding sequence ATGGACGATAGTTCTCTGCTATTGCAATGGCTGGCGGTTTTCGGATTGATCGGCCTGAACGCTTTCTTCGCCGCGGTGGAGTATGCCGTGGTATCGGCCCGCCGGAGCCGGATCGCGGTGCTGGCCGAGTCGGGCTCCCCGGCCGCACGGATTGCGCTGCGCTGGCTGGAGGATGCGCGGCATCGGGATGAGATCCTGGCCACCGTGCAGGTGGGGATCACCATGGTGGGGCTGGCGCTGGGGTGGCTGGGGGAACGCACCCTGTCGGCGACCCTGGAACGTATACTGGTCCTTCCTCCCCCTACCCCGCTGGTTCGACAGGCTCTGCAGCTCCTCCCCCTTACGCTCAACCTGACCTTCATCCTCGGCCTCCAGATCGTGCTGGGCGAACAGGTCCCCAAGATCGCCACCCTGCGGGCCTCCGAACGGGTGCTGCTAACGGCCCTGGGCCCGATGCGGGCGATCTACTGGCTCCTGCGCCCCCTGGTCTGGGCACTCCATCGGGTCACCGATTTCACCCTGCGGGCCCTCCGGATCTCAGGGGACGGCTATGGGATGATGTATACCATTGAGGAGCTCAAGCGGATTGTGGACGAGAGCGGGGAAGCGGGGATCCTGGAGCCGGAAGCCCGGGAGATCCTGGAAGCGGTCTTCGACCTAGGTCAGATCCCGGCCCGCCAGATCATGGTGCCCCGGACGGAGATCGTGGCGGTGGAAGCTGAGGCCCCCGTGGAGCGGATCATCGACGCCGCTATCCAGACCGGCTACGACAAGTTCCCGGTTTATGAGGGCGATCTGGATCGGATCATCGGGGTGGTGCATCTCCGGGAGGCGCTGCGCGCATGGCGGGAGGGCCGCCCGGTCCAGGCGCGGGACCTGTGCCGCGAGGTGATGGTGGTGCCGGACTCCATCCGGGTGGATGATCTGCTGCGCCAGTTCCAGGAGCGGGAAGAGCACCTGGCGATCCTGGTGGATGAGTTCGGAGGCACCTCCGGCCTGGTCACACTGCGGGACGTGCTGGAACAACTCGTTGGAGAGCTGCATGAACGAATGGAGCCCAAAGAGCCGGATGTGGTCGCCATGCCCGATGGCTCTTATCTGATCAGCGGGCTGCTTCCGATCCAGGAGGTGAACGAACGGTTCCAACTGGACCTGCGGGATCCTTACTATGAGACGATCGCCGGGTTCGTGCTGGGCCGCCTGGGGCGCATCGCCCGGGTGGGCGACGAGGTGGACGCCGGGGCGGTCCGCCTGCGGGTGGAGGCGATGGACGGCCTGCGCATCGCTCGCCTTCGTCTCATCCCTCAGGCGGGGCGATGA
- the rph gene encoding ribonuclease PH, with translation MPRPDGRLNDALRPVRFHVGFTEYAEGSVLIEMGRTRVLCNVTVEENVPPWLKGQGRGWLTAEYAMLPRSTHTRTPREAGLQSGRTKEIQRLIGRSLRAALNLEYLGERTLIVDCDVIQADGGTRTAAITGGYVAVVLALRRLIEAGTVPPEVLRTPVAAVSVGIVEGEPRLDLCYAEDSIAEVDFNIVMTGEGRFVEIQGTGEGRAFSGEELQALLSLARKGIAELLEAQARALQGIP, from the coding sequence ATGCCACGGCCGGATGGGCGCTTGAATGACGCCTTGCGCCCGGTTCGTTTCCATGTGGGCTTCACCGAATACGCCGAGGGATCGGTGCTGATCGAGATGGGGCGCACCCGCGTGCTGTGCAACGTCACCGTGGAGGAAAACGTGCCCCCGTGGCTGAAGGGTCAGGGGCGAGGCTGGCTCACAGCGGAATACGCTATGCTGCCCCGCAGCACCCATACGCGGACGCCGCGGGAGGCGGGGCTGCAGAGCGGGCGCACCAAAGAGATCCAGCGGCTGATCGGCCGGAGCCTGCGGGCCGCTCTGAACCTGGAATATCTGGGAGAGCGAACCCTGATCGTGGATTGTGATGTGATCCAGGCGGATGGCGGCACCCGGACGGCGGCGATCACGGGCGGCTACGTGGCGGTCGTCCTGGCCCTGCGCCGCCTGATCGAAGCCGGGACGGTTCCTCCAGAGGTCCTGCGGACGCCGGTGGCGGCGGTGAGCGTGGGGATCGTAGAGGGAGAGCCCCGACTGGATCTCTGTTACGCGGAAGACAGCATCGCCGAGGTGGATTTCAACATCGTGATGACCGGCGAAGGGCGTTTCGTGGAGATCCAGGGGACGGGGGAAGGTCGGGCCTTCAGCGGGGAAGAGCTTCAGGCGCTCCTGAGCCTGGCCCGCAAGGGCATTGCGGAGCTGCTGGAGGCGCAGGCCCGCGCGCTCCAGGGGATCCCATAA
- a CDS encoding dihydrolipoamide acetyltransferase family protein — translation MATTVTMPKMGFDMVEGKLLRWLKKVGDPVRAGEPLAEIETEKVNIEFEAPASGVLKAVLIEEGTTVPVGTPIAIIGAPDEPVEVPGKTPAQAPTPTPAPAPAPAVPTPAPAPAPSPAATPTPMPEGRVKASPLARRLAREAGIDLREIPGTGPGGRVVKRDIDRYLQARAPAPTRAVAPAPAVAPTPPPPPPPTAIPVSPLRQAIARRMTASKQTVPHFYVTVEVDMDEAMAWRARINEALGERGRVSVNDMVVKAAALALREFPALRSSYQEGGIVRHEAIHIGIAVALEEGLITVVLRDADKKPLAQIARESKELVERARSGKVRPEDIEGSVFTVSNLGMYEVEHFIAIINPPEAAIMAVGSVREVPVVKNGQLAVGRRMKVTVSADHRVTDGAEVARFLQAFRRYLENPLLLLIE, via the coding sequence ATGGCCACAACGGTCACAATGCCCAAGATGGGCTTCGATATGGTGGAGGGGAAGCTGCTGCGCTGGCTGAAGAAAGTGGGGGATCCGGTTCGGGCCGGGGAGCCGTTGGCGGAGATCGAGACGGAGAAGGTCAACATCGAATTCGAGGCGCCGGCCTCCGGCGTGTTGAAGGCGGTGCTGATCGAAGAGGGGACCACGGTGCCGGTTGGCACTCCCATCGCCATCATTGGAGCCCCCGATGAGCCGGTGGAGGTTCCTGGAAAGACCCCGGCGCAGGCCCCCACACCGACCCCCGCGCCGGCTCCAGCGCCTGCCGTCCCCACGCCGGCCCCCGCCCCGGCCCCCTCCCCGGCGGCGACCCCGACCCCGATGCCGGAGGGGCGGGTGAAGGCCTCCCCCCTCGCCCGGCGGCTGGCCCGCGAGGCCGGGATCGACCTCCGGGAGATCCCTGGAACGGGCCCCGGCGGTCGCGTGGTGAAGCGGGATATCGATCGCTATCTCCAGGCCCGGGCTCCTGCTCCGACGCGGGCGGTGGCCCCTGCTCCGGCCGTTGCCCCCACGCCTCCACCCCCTCCACCGCCGACGGCGATCCCCGTCAGCCCGCTCCGTCAGGCCATCGCCCGGCGGATGACGGCCAGCAAGCAGACCGTGCCGCATTTTTATGTCACCGTCGAGGTGGATATGGACGAGGCCATGGCCTGGCGGGCGCGGATCAACGAGGCGCTGGGAGAGCGGGGCAGGGTCTCGGTGAACGATATGGTCGTGAAAGCGGCGGCCCTGGCTCTGCGGGAGTTCCCCGCGTTGCGCTCTTCGTATCAGGAAGGCGGGATCGTGCGCCACGAAGCCATTCATATCGGGATCGCCGTGGCGCTCGAAGAGGGGTTGATCACCGTGGTGCTGCGGGACGCGGATAAGAAGCCGCTGGCCCAGATCGCACGGGAAAGCAAGGAGCTGGTGGAACGCGCGCGGAGCGGAAAGGTCCGGCCGGAAGACATTGAGGGAAGCGTGTTCACGGTGAGCAATCTGGGGATGTATGAGGTGGAGCATTTCATCGCCATCATCAACCCGCCTGAAGCGGCCATCATGGCTGTGGGCAGCGTCCGCGAGGTGCCGGTGGTGAAAAACGGTCAGCTGGCCGTGGGGCGGCGGATGAAAGTGACGGTCTCCGCGGACCACCGGGTGACGGATGGTGCGGAGGTCGCCCGGTTCCTCCAGGCCTTCCGTCGATATCTGGAGAACCCCCTGCTTTTGCTCATCGAGTAG
- a CDS encoding alpha-ketoacid dehydrogenase subunit beta, translating into MPVMTIREAIRQALREEMQRDRRVFIMGEDVGAYGGTYAVTRGLYEEFGEERVRDTPIAESAIVGVALGAALGGLRPVAEIMTINFVLLALDQIVNHAAKMSYMFGGQFKVPLVIRVPAGWGQLAATHSQTFEVYFAYVPGLKVVYPGTPYDAKGMLKAALRDEDPVIYIEHTALYPVRGEVPDGDYVVPIGRSEVKRVGRDCTIVTYGRMLQASLQAAEQLAREGIEVEIVDLRTLRPLDMEPVYESIAKTHRALVVTEEWRSFGVGAEVAARIQEHAFDELDAPVMRLGSREVPMPYNKHHERAVLPWPEDVVKAVRILLR; encoded by the coding sequence ATGCCGGTCATGACCATCCGGGAGGCGATCCGGCAGGCCCTGCGGGAGGAGATGCAGCGGGATCGCCGGGTCTTCATTATGGGAGAGGACGTCGGGGCTTACGGTGGAACGTATGCCGTAACTCGCGGCCTTTACGAGGAGTTCGGGGAGGAGCGGGTGCGCGATACGCCCATCGCCGAATCCGCCATCGTGGGGGTGGCCCTGGGGGCGGCCCTGGGAGGGCTGCGCCCGGTCGCTGAGATCATGACCATCAACTTCGTCCTCCTGGCGCTGGATCAGATCGTCAACCATGCTGCCAAGATGTCCTACATGTTCGGCGGCCAGTTCAAAGTGCCCCTGGTCATCCGCGTGCCTGCCGGCTGGGGTCAGCTTGCGGCCACCCACTCCCAGACCTTCGAGGTTTACTTCGCCTATGTCCCCGGGCTGAAAGTGGTCTACCCGGGGACGCCCTATGACGCCAAGGGGATGCTCAAGGCCGCTTTGCGGGACGAAGATCCGGTGATCTACATTGAACATACCGCCCTGTATCCGGTGCGGGGCGAGGTGCCGGATGGCGATTACGTGGTCCCCATCGGCAGGAGCGAGGTCAAGCGGGTGGGGCGGGATTGCACCATCGTGACGTATGGGCGGATGCTGCAGGCCAGCCTTCAGGCGGCGGAACAGCTGGCCCGGGAAGGCATCGAGGTGGAAATCGTGGATCTGCGCACCTTACGCCCGCTGGACATGGAGCCGGTTTATGAGTCCATCGCCAAAACCCATCGGGCCCTGGTGGTCACCGAGGAGTGGCGCTCCTTCGGCGTGGGCGCCGAGGTGGCGGCCCGTATCCAGGAACACGCCTTCGATGAGCTCGACGCCCCAGTGATGCGCCTGGGGAGCCGGGAGGTTCCCATGCCCTATAACAAGCACCACGAGCGGGCGGTCCTTCCCTGGCCGGAGGATGTGGTGAAGGCGGTCAGGATATTGCTGCGCTGA
- the pdhA gene encoding pyruvate dehydrogenase (acetyl-transferring) E1 component subunit alpha, which translates to MSGRGKGNAPKAAAAAGVQLDTATKLSFYRQMVLIRRFEELARIAYQQGKIAGFLHLYIGEEAVAVGAIAALKPEDHLLTHYRDHGHAIARGLDPRILMAELFGKVTGCSRGRGGSMHFASREHNFWGGHAIVGGHLPMAVGLAFAAKYLGEPRVTMAIFGDAATDIGEFYESLNMAALWKTPVVFLCENNLYGMGVAIEKASAVTEVYKKACMANIPAERIDGMDVLAVYEAAARAVEWARAGNGPYFLEALCYRFQGHSVADPELYRTKEEVEQWKQRDPIQRFRRHLIEVEGIPEAQLDAIHEDVEREMEEVMRFAEESPDPPLEELYDFIYANPVGAWRGDERFLREWESA; encoded by the coding sequence ATGAGCGGTCGAGGGAAGGGAAATGCCCCGAAGGCGGCCGCGGCGGCGGGCGTGCAGCTGGATACGGCGACCAAGCTCTCGTTTTACCGTCAGATGGTCCTGATCCGCCGCTTCGAGGAGCTGGCCCGCATCGCCTATCAGCAGGGGAAAATCGCTGGCTTCCTGCACCTTTACATCGGCGAAGAGGCTGTAGCAGTAGGAGCCATCGCCGCTTTGAAGCCCGAGGATCATCTCCTCACCCATTACCGGGATCACGGCCATGCGATCGCCAGGGGCCTGGATCCCCGCATCCTGATGGCGGAGCTCTTCGGAAAAGTGACCGGGTGCAGCCGGGGCCGCGGCGGTTCGATGCACTTCGCCAGCCGGGAGCACAATTTCTGGGGCGGCCATGCCATCGTGGGGGGGCATCTCCCGATGGCCGTGGGCCTGGCTTTTGCCGCCAAATATCTGGGGGAGCCCCGGGTGACGATGGCCATCTTCGGGGATGCGGCCACCGATATCGGGGAATTCTATGAGTCGTTAAACATGGCCGCTCTCTGGAAGACCCCGGTGGTTTTTCTCTGCGAGAACAACCTCTACGGGATGGGGGTGGCCATCGAGAAGGCCTCCGCGGTGACGGAAGTTTACAAGAAAGCCTGCATGGCCAATATCCCGGCGGAACGGATCGACGGGATGGATGTCCTGGCGGTCTATGAGGCGGCCGCTCGGGCGGTGGAGTGGGCCCGCGCCGGGAACGGCCCTTACTTCCTGGAGGCTCTCTGCTACCGCTTCCAGGGCCATTCGGTTGCTGACCCTGAGCTCTATCGCACGAAAGAAGAGGTCGAGCAGTGGAAGCAGCGAGATCCCATCCAGCGCTTCCGTCGGCATCTGATCGAGGTGGAGGGGATCCCGGAGGCGCAGCTGGATGCGATCCACGAGGATGTGGAGCGGGAGATGGAGGAGGTCATGCGCTTTGCGGAGGAAAGCCCGGATCCCCCGCTGGAGGAGCTTTACGATTTTATCTACGCCAACCCGGTGGGGGCCTGGCGTGGCGATGAGCGATTCCTCCGCGAATGGGAGAGCGCATGA
- a CDS encoding MBL fold metallo-hydrolase, with amino-acid sequence MEITWFGLSCFRIRSRTATIVTDPYDKSVGLNLPRLKADIVTVSHDAPGHNAVRLVKGEPHVLSGPGEYEISGVFITGLDIRPENRRKRDRERRNTIFLFELEDLRICHLGDLQHVPSQAEVEEALGEVDVLLIPVGGGGALNAAQAAEVVSLLEPRVVIPMHYRVPGLALKLDPVQKFLKEMGSEKAPTVDVLKISRNELPEETQVIVLNLQAQEEG; translated from the coding sequence ATGGAGATCACCTGGTTCGGCCTGAGTTGCTTCCGTATCCGCAGCCGGACGGCGACGATTGTGACGGATCCGTATGATAAAAGCGTGGGGCTCAACCTGCCCCGCCTGAAAGCGGATATCGTCACCGTCAGCCATGACGCCCCCGGCCATAACGCCGTTCGCCTGGTGAAGGGCGAGCCGCACGTTCTCAGCGGGCCGGGGGAATACGAAATCAGCGGGGTGTTCATCACCGGCCTGGATATCCGGCCGGAGAACCGCCGCAAGCGGGATCGCGAGCGGCGGAATACGATCTTCCTCTTCGAGCTGGAAGATCTGCGGATCTGCCACCTCGGGGATCTCCAGCATGTGCCCTCCCAGGCTGAGGTGGAGGAGGCACTGGGGGAGGTAGATGTATTGCTCATCCCGGTCGGCGGAGGAGGGGCGCTGAACGCGGCCCAGGCCGCTGAGGTCGTCAGCCTCCTCGAGCCCCGCGTGGTGATCCCGATGCATTACCGGGTGCCCGGGCTGGCCCTCAAGCTCGATCCGGTCCAGAAGTTCCTGAAAGAGATGGGGAGCGAGAAAGCCCCGACGGTGGATGTTCTGAAGATCTCCCGGAACGAGCTGCCGGAGGAGACGCAGGTCATCGTGCTCAACCTCCAGGCGCAGGAGGAAGGATGA
- a CDS encoding tetratricopeptide repeat protein, producing the protein MRRALLFALALAWMGGPAACRPAPTPAPVPTLEPRLLQAREALQRGDGIAALAVLEPFVREHPEALDARVWLGDAYAMAGRMAEAEQAYREVLRRVPEHAPARLGLGAVLYQSGRLSEAVAEAQAVLARHPQEARAYYLLGAAFLQQNRIQEAHQAFEQALRLRSDFPEAYVGRGAARLLEGDFTGAEADLRRALAQRPGMPEAHYWLGRLLAQQGEVDEAQQHLQAFLESPGPSPFREEAEALLQLLQGASPAR; encoded by the coding sequence ATGAGGCGGGCGCTTCTTTTCGCGCTGGCCCTGGCGTGGATGGGAGGCCCCGCAGCCTGTCGCCCCGCCCCGACCCCCGCGCCCGTCCCCACCCTGGAGCCCCGGCTGCTCCAGGCTCGGGAGGCGCTGCAACGGGGCGATGGCATCGCCGCCCTCGCGGTGCTGGAGCCCTTCGTCCGGGAACATCCCGAAGCCCTTGACGCCCGGGTCTGGCTGGGGGACGCCTATGCGATGGCGGGCCGGATGGCGGAGGCCGAGCAGGCCTATCGGGAGGTGCTGCGGCGGGTTCCGGAACACGCGCCCGCTCGCCTGGGCCTGGGGGCCGTGCTGTATCAAAGCGGCCGCCTGAGCGAGGCCGTGGCCGAGGCCCAGGCGGTTCTGGCGAGGCATCCGCAGGAGGCGCGGGCCTATTATCTGCTGGGCGCCGCTTTCCTTCAGCAGAATCGAATCCAGGAGGCCCACCAGGCCTTCGAACAGGCCCTCCGGCTCCGATCCGATTTCCCCGAAGCCTACGTCGGACGCGGAGCGGCCCGCCTGCTGGAGGGGGATTTCACCGGCGCCGAGGCGGATCTCCGACGGGCTCTGGCTCAGCGCCCCGGGATGCCGGAGGCCCATTATTGGCTCGGCCGGCTGCTGGCCCAGCAGGGAGAGGTGGACGAAGCACAGCAGCACCTCCAGGCCTTTCTGGAGAGCCCCGGCCCCTCTCCGTTCCGGGAGGAGGCGGAGGCCCTTCTCCAGCTGCTTCAAGGCGCCTCCCCCGCCCGGTGA